TGATGCAAACGGCGCAAAGAGACCATTGCCTCGGCCACAGGACAATTGGGATGCAAGGGTAACACGTCCTTATCTTTTTCGTGGCGCCACGAAAAAGATAAAAAATAGAGCACAATCGCAAGTAACTGCAATCGTGCTCCGCAAAAACCTTTCGGTTTTTTCCGCCGGGCGGGATATAGCGCGCATACCGCCCGTAAAATGTTGTTGCGTAACCGCAGAGCGCCTACGCCAGCGCAGTCCGTAAACATACGCCTCAATCCTCTATCTATTATAGCACAAGGCCCCGGCAAATACCAGGGCCTTGAATAATGCTTAGTCCTCATAATGTCCTTTGCACGATACAATCATAATGTCGTGATCGCCTTGGATGTAATATACCAGCCTGTTTTTTGCGTCTATACGTCTGCTCCAACAATTATCCTTGTGCCTTAGTGGCTCAGGCTTGCCTATCCCGTCAA
Above is a genomic segment from Luoshenia tenuis containing:
- a CDS encoding Txe/YoeB family addiction module toxin, encoding MNNITFGPTAWDDYLDWQMQDKKTTRRINQLLKDIQRNSFDGIGKPEPLRHKDNCWSRRIDAKNRLVYYIQGDHDIMIVSCKGHYED